A DNA window from Novosphingobium sp. RL4 contains the following coding sequences:
- a CDS encoding nucleoside 2-deoxyribosyltransferase domain-containing protein — MRPVLLAAAASLCAILMPAPAMAEAIVVTSPQALPAAHDRPRVFLGGSIDMGSAPDWQKQVIAALQDENVTLLNPRRPDWNPAWKPEADEPEFRKQVEWELAALESADVIVLYLAPGSQSPVSLLELGLHARTGKVVLLCPPGFWRKGNVDITGERYGVEQVASLDELIAATRKRVAHAAARLKAAK, encoded by the coding sequence ATGAGACCAGTCCTCCTCGCCGCTGCTGCCTCGCTCTGTGCGATCCTGATGCCGGCCCCTGCCATGGCTGAAGCGATCGTAGTCACGTCCCCGCAAGCGCTTCCCGCCGCTCATGACCGTCCGCGCGTGTTCCTGGGCGGAAGCATCGACATGGGTTCTGCCCCGGACTGGCAGAAGCAAGTGATCGCGGCTCTGCAGGACGAGAACGTGACCCTGCTCAACCCGCGCCGTCCGGACTGGAACCCGGCCTGGAAGCCCGAGGCGGACGAACCGGAGTTCCGCAAACAGGTGGAATGGGAACTCGCCGCGCTGGAAAGTGCCGACGTGATCGTTCTCTATCTCGCTCCGGGATCGCAGAGCCCGGTGAGCCTGCTCGAACTCGGCCTCCACGCACGGACAGGCAAGGTCGTGCTGCTCTGCCCGCCCGGCTTCTGGCGCAAGGGCAACGTCGACATCACGGGTGAGCGCTACGGCGTGGAGCAGGTCGCAAGCCTGGACGAGTTGATCGCCGCGACGCGCAAGCGCGTGGCACACGCCGCCGCGCGCCTCAAGGCCGCGAAATAG
- the queF gene encoding preQ(1) synthase — MTDISMNPLHLGQNSALPASPEEAVLDYVPNPRQGSLYLVRFAAPEFTSLCPVTGQPDFAHLVIDYAPGETIVESKSLKLFLGAFRNHNGFHEDVTVGIGQRLFDEMKPRWLRIGGYWYPRGGIPIDVFWQSGAAPEGLWVPDQGVQGYRGRG, encoded by the coding sequence ATGACTGACATTTCCATGAACCCGCTGCACCTCGGCCAGAACAGTGCCTTGCCTGCCTCGCCCGAGGAGGCCGTGCTTGATTATGTGCCGAACCCGCGTCAGGGCAGCCTCTATCTCGTGCGTTTCGCGGCGCCGGAGTTCACCTCGCTTTGCCCGGTGACCGGACAGCCGGACTTCGCGCATCTCGTGATCGACTATGCGCCCGGCGAAACGATCGTCGAATCGAAGAGCCTCAAGCTGTTCCTCGGCGCGTTCCGCAACCATAACGGTTTCCATGAGGACGTGACTGTCGGCATCGGCCAGCGCCTGTTCGACGAAATGAAGCCTCGCTGGTTGCGTATCGGCGGCTACTGGTATCCGCGCGGCGGGATTCCCATCGACGTGTTCTGGCAGTCCGGCGCGGCCCCGGAAGGGCTTTGGGTGCCGGATCAGGGCGTACAGGGTTACCGCGGCCGGGGCTGA
- a CDS encoding GGDEF domain-containing protein, producing the protein MNFTVQESSALYGLLAETTSDIILKTNREGLILHASPGIGKLGIRLLPEPMGPHLLDLVAETGRGVVSRALKAAIAGEQPDRWVEFPAITADARESWFEMQIRPLRNDDGTVYGALAVMRSIDERRELRDQLFAATYTDPLTRLTNRAAFISMLEHMIASGMEGCLAMFSIDFFRTINMKYGQTTGDDVLRVFADLLREILRSDDIISRIGSERFAVLLPRTTPEQAQAICSRVVSTLADLRQKIGESRFAITTSGSVARIADSLDSTIERAELALFCAKAKGRNRLEMEKPKRMAS; encoded by the coding sequence ATGAATTTCACCGTTCAGGAAAGTTCCGCTTTGTACGGGCTGCTGGCGGAAACCACGTCTGACATTATTCTGAAGACCAATCGCGAAGGCCTGATCCTTCATGCTTCGCCGGGCATCGGCAAGCTCGGCATTCGCCTGCTGCCGGAGCCGATGGGGCCGCATCTGCTGGACCTCGTGGCGGAGACCGGACGGGGTGTGGTCTCGCGCGCGCTGAAGGCGGCCATCGCGGGCGAGCAGCCCGACCGCTGGGTTGAATTCCCGGCCATCACCGCCGATGCGCGGGAAAGCTGGTTCGAGATGCAGATTCGTCCGCTGCGTAATGACGACGGCACCGTCTACGGGGCACTGGCGGTGATGCGCTCCATCGATGAGCGCCGCGAACTGCGCGACCAGCTTTTCGCCGCGACCTACACCGATCCGTTGACCCGCCTTACCAATCGCGCGGCGTTCATATCGATGCTGGAGCATATGATCGCTTCCGGCATGGAAGGGTGCCTGGCGATGTTCAGCATCGACTTCTTCCGCACCATCAACATGAAATACGGCCAGACCACCGGCGACGATGTGCTGCGTGTCTTTGCCGATCTGCTGCGCGAGATACTTCGCTCGGACGACATCATCTCGCGGATCGGCTCGGAGCGTTTCGCCGTGCTGTTGCCGCGTACCACGCCGGAACAGGCGCAGGCGATCTGCAGCCGCGTGGTTTCCACTCTGGCGGACCTGCGGCAGAAGATCGGCGAGAGCCGCTTCGCCATTACCACCAGCGGCAGCGTGGCCCGCATTGCGGACAGTCTCGACAGCACTATCGAGCGGGCAGAACTCGCGTTGTTCTGCGCAAAGGCCAAGGGGCGCAACCGGCTGGAAATGGAGAAGCCGAAGCGCATGGCTTCGTGA
- a CDS encoding mechanosensitive ion channel family protein: protein MSNPVARMVMASPTPSATASAAAHRPVDQPLAGADGLKHAVTSRGGFLSDFVDTLDRLAVQVGSSRVSVWDLVVLLLVLALVVSTAWFASRLSSRLLRSATGLDQTQRLLAEKLVSLLIWTIAILVGIDVLGIDLTALTVFSGAFGLAIGFGLQKTFGNLIAGIILLMDKSIKPGDVITITDAGGMSTFGQIRRIGIRAVSLTTRDQKEYLIPNENLMINQVENWSYSSKNVRIQVPVGVAFSADIVKAEQLMLEAARSVPRVLVAPPPTVWLDSFTENGVRFVIHCWITDPEEGVGNVRSDVLKKLWELFRDHGIEVPYAKRDINLRDTDAFRALLDAMKNRNEEPSR from the coding sequence ATGAGCAACCCGGTCGCCCGCATGGTCATGGCCAGCCCGACGCCTTCGGCCACGGCTTCGGCGGCCGCCCATCGGCCGGTCGATCAGCCTCTGGCAGGGGCGGACGGGCTGAAGCACGCCGTGACCTCGCGCGGCGGCTTTCTCAGCGATTTCGTGGACACGCTGGACCGGCTGGCCGTGCAGGTCGGCTCCAGCCGCGTATCTGTCTGGGATCTCGTCGTGCTGCTGCTGGTGCTCGCGCTGGTGGTTTCCACGGCATGGTTCGCCAGCAGGCTCTCCAGCCGCCTGCTCCGCTCTGCCACGGGTCTGGACCAGACGCAGCGCCTGCTGGCGGAAAAGCTCGTCAGCCTGCTGATATGGACGATCGCGATCCTCGTCGGCATCGACGTGTTGGGCATCGACCTCACGGCGCTCACGGTGTTCTCGGGCGCGTTCGGCCTTGCCATCGGCTTCGGCCTGCAGAAGACCTTCGGCAACCTGATCGCGGGCATCATCCTCCTGATGGACAAGTCCATCAAGCCGGGCGACGTCATCACCATCACCGATGCCGGCGGCATGTCCACATTCGGCCAGATCCGCCGGATCGGCATCCGGGCCGTCTCTCTGACGACACGCGATCAGAAGGAATACCTGATCCCGAACGAGAACCTGATGATCAATCAGGTCGAAAACTGGTCCTATTCCAGCAAGAACGTCCGCATCCAGGTGCCGGTGGGCGTCGCGTTTTCGGCGGACATCGTGAAAGCCGAACAGCTCATGCTCGAAGCGGCACGCAGCGTACCGCGCGTGCTGGTCGCGCCGCCGCCCACGGTGTGGCTGGATTCCTTCACCGAGAACGGCGTCCGCTTCGTGATCCATTGCTGGATTACCGATCCGGAGGAAGGCGTCGGCAACGTGCGATCCGACGTCCTCAAGAAGCTATGGGAACTGTTCCGGGACCACGGGATCGAAGTCCCCTATGCCAAGCGAGACATCAACCTGCGCGACACCGACGCATTCCGCGCCCTGCTGGATGCCATGAAGAACCGCAACGAGGAACCGTCCCGCTGA
- a CDS encoding alpha-amylase family glycosyl hydrolase: MSLTETEDALPAPGASAEPCSAPAPDMPWWKGASIYQIYPRSFQDTNGDGVGDLAGITRRLHHVARLGVDAIWISPFFTSPMRDFGYDVADYCGIDPVFGTMADFDALVAHAHALGLKVIIDQVYAHTSDQHPWFAESRSDRGNPKADWYVWNDPKEDGTPPCNWQSVFGGPAWTWDGRRRQYYMHTFLKEQPQLNMHNPAVQDAVLGVARFWLERGVDGFRLDALNHAMHDPLLRDNPPAPADGRLRTRPFDFQLKTYSQSHPDMVRFVERLRAVCDEHGAVHTVAEIGGDHPQADRRAYTEGERRLNSAYGFDFLYAPALTAQFVADTLRRWELAPGETGGWPSWAFENHDAPRAVSRWSAPQDQAPFERVKMALLMALRGNVILYQGEELGLVQDEIPFEQLQDPEAIANWPLTLSRDGARTPLPWDDAPLGGFTGGEPWLPLSAENLTRAVSVQEADPASLLHFTRNVLALRNASRALHHGTLAECTADGALLSFDRAEGGERVRCLFNLSADPIAFALPAEGEVLLAVNGATKAGLPAYAALWLTI, translated from the coding sequence ATGAGCCTGACCGAAACCGAAGATGCCCTGCCTGCGCCCGGCGCGTCCGCGGAGCCCTGCTCCGCCCCTGCCCCCGACATGCCGTGGTGGAAGGGCGCATCGATCTACCAGATCTACCCGCGCAGCTTCCAGGACACCAACGGAGACGGCGTGGGCGATCTCGCGGGGATCACGCGGCGGCTGCACCATGTTGCCCGGCTGGGTGTAGATGCGATCTGGATATCGCCCTTCTTCACTTCCCCGATGCGCGACTTCGGCTACGATGTGGCCGATTACTGCGGGATAGACCCGGTGTTCGGCACCATGGCCGATTTCGACGCGCTGGTGGCGCACGCCCATGCCCTCGGGCTCAAGGTCATCATCGACCAGGTCTACGCCCATACCTCGGACCAGCACCCCTGGTTCGCGGAAAGCCGCTCCGACCGCGGCAACCCGAAGGCGGACTGGTACGTCTGGAACGATCCGAAGGAAGACGGTACCCCGCCCTGCAACTGGCAGTCGGTGTTCGGCGGTCCCGCATGGACCTGGGACGGGCGCCGCCGCCAGTACTACATGCACACGTTCCTCAAGGAACAGCCCCAGCTCAACATGCATAACCCGGCCGTGCAGGACGCGGTGCTCGGCGTAGCGCGATTCTGGCTGGAGCGCGGGGTCGACGGGTTCCGGCTCGATGCGCTCAACCACGCGATGCACGACCCGCTCCTGCGCGACAATCCGCCCGCCCCCGCAGATGGCCGCCTGCGTACCCGGCCCTTCGACTTCCAGCTCAAGACCTACAGCCAGTCCCACCCCGATATGGTGCGCTTCGTCGAACGCCTGCGCGCGGTGTGCGACGAACATGGCGCGGTTCACACCGTAGCCGAAATTGGCGGAGATCATCCGCAGGCGGACCGGCGCGCCTATACCGAAGGCGAACGCCGCCTCAATAGCGCCTACGGGTTCGACTTCCTCTATGCGCCCGCGCTCACGGCGCAGTTCGTCGCCGACACGCTCCGGCGCTGGGAGCTCGCGCCGGGCGAAACCGGCGGCTGGCCAAGTTGGGCATTCGAGAACCACGATGCGCCCCGCGCCGTTTCACGCTGGAGCGCCCCGCAGGATCAAGCGCCGTTCGAACGCGTGAAGATGGCACTGCTCATGGCGCTGCGCGGCAATGTTATCCTCTACCAGGGAGAGGAACTGGGCCTCGTGCAGGACGAGATTCCGTTCGAACAGCTCCAGGACCCGGAAGCCATTGCCAACTGGCCCCTCACCCTTTCGCGGGACGGCGCCCGAACGCCCCTGCCGTGGGACGATGCCCCGCTGGGCGGCTTTACAGGCGGCGAGCCGTGGCTACCGCTTTCGGCCGAGAACCTCACCCGCGCGGTGTCTGTGCAGGAAGCCGATCCTGCCTCGCTCCTGCACTTCACCCGCAACGTCCTGGCCCTGCGAAATGCAAGCCGGGCGCTTCACCATGGCACGCTGGCCGAATGCACTGCCGATGGCGCTCTGCTCTCGTTCGACCGCGCAGAAGGTGGGGAGCGCGTGCGATGCCTGTTCAATCTCTCCGCCGATCCGATAGCCTTTGCCCTGCCCGCCGAGGGCGAGGTGCTGCTCGCGGTGAACGGGGCAACGAAGGCCGGTCTTCCTGCCTATGCCGCGCTCTGGCTTACGATATGA
- a CDS encoding glycogen/starch/alpha-glucan phosphorylase, whose product MDKHIVRVLRQRVGKDERAAKQHDWYTASILALRDEIIEKWIDSTRRTYDSSGKRVYYLSMEFLIGRLLRDALSNMGMTREFEAALRAHGLDLAALEELEPDAALGNGGLGRLAACFMESLATLDIPAYGYGIRYVNGMFRQRIDDGWQVELPETWLAHGNPWEFERLESTYRIGFGGEVVAEGDGVFWHPAEHVEATAIDTPVVGWRGKRVNTLRLWTASPLDPIKLDAFNAGDHFGALSEQVRADSLVRVLYPADSSSAGQELRLRQEYFFTAASIQDIVRRHIQYEGDIRTLPDKAAIQLNDTHPSVAVAELMRLLVDETGLEFNEAWDICRRTVSYTNHTLLPEALESWPLPLFERLLPRHMQIIYAINSRVLREARKAGCSDAEIAAISLIDENGERRVRMANLAFVGAHSVNGVAALHTELMKETVFADLHKLYPDRINNKTNGVTPRRWLQQCNPGLTKVIREAIGDAFLDDAARLADLNAFADDRQFGERVAEVKRANKVVLSDYIKKTMGIRLDPDALFDVQIKRIHEYKRQLLNLIETVALYDQIRSHPERDWVPRVKIFGGKAASSYHNAKLVIKLANDVARRINADPSVGGLLKVVFVPNYNVSLAERIIPAADLSEQISTAGMEASGTGNMKFALNGALTIGTLDGANVEIKDHVGDDNIVIFGLTAEEVAHKRANGYNPREVIDGSRELSQALTAIASGVFSPDDPDRYKDLIRGIHEHDWFMCAADFDSYAAAQRSIDARWEDVAGWRAAAIRNIANVGWFSSDRTISEYARDIWKVL is encoded by the coding sequence ATGGACAAGCATATCGTCAGAGTGCTTCGCCAGCGCGTCGGAAAGGACGAGCGTGCCGCCAAGCAGCATGACTGGTACACCGCCTCGATCCTCGCCCTGCGTGACGAGATCATCGAGAAGTGGATAGATTCCACCCGGCGCACCTACGATTCCAGCGGGAAGCGGGTCTACTACCTCTCGATGGAGTTCCTGATCGGCCGCCTCCTGCGCGATGCCCTCTCGAACATGGGCATGACGCGCGAGTTCGAGGCGGCCCTTCGCGCCCATGGGCTCGATCTCGCCGCGCTGGAGGAGCTGGAGCCTGATGCGGCGCTCGGCAACGGCGGCCTTGGCCGTCTCGCCGCGTGCTTCATGGAGAGCCTCGCGACGCTCGACATCCCGGCTTACGGTTATGGTATCCGCTACGTGAACGGGATGTTCCGTCAGCGCATTGACGACGGCTGGCAGGTGGAACTGCCGGAAACCTGGCTGGCCCACGGCAATCCATGGGAGTTCGAGCGGCTCGAAAGCACATACCGCATAGGTTTCGGCGGCGAAGTCGTGGCCGAGGGGGACGGCGTTTTCTGGCATCCGGCCGAACATGTCGAGGCGACCGCGATCGATACCCCTGTGGTGGGCTGGCGCGGCAAGCGCGTGAACACCCTGCGCCTCTGGACGGCGAGCCCGCTCGACCCAATCAAGCTCGATGCCTTCAACGCAGGTGACCATTTCGGTGCCCTGTCGGAACAGGTGCGGGCGGATAGTCTCGTGCGCGTGCTCTATCCCGCCGATTCCAGCTCCGCCGGACAGGAACTGCGCCTGCGGCAGGAGTATTTCTTCACGGCCGCCTCGATCCAGGACATCGTGCGCCGCCATATCCAGTACGAAGGCGATATCCGCACCCTGCCGGACAAGGCGGCGATCCAGCTCAACGACACGCATCCGTCAGTGGCCGTGGCCGAACTGATGCGCCTGCTTGTCGACGAAACTGGACTGGAGTTCAACGAAGCCTGGGACATCTGCCGCCGCACGGTGTCCTATACCAACCACACGCTGCTGCCGGAGGCGCTGGAATCCTGGCCCCTGCCGCTGTTCGAACGGCTTCTGCCGCGCCACATGCAGATCATCTACGCGATCAACAGCCGCGTCCTTCGCGAAGCGCGCAAGGCGGGGTGCAGCGACGCGGAGATCGCCGCGATCTCGCTGATCGACGAGAACGGAGAGCGCCGCGTGCGCATGGCGAACCTTGCGTTCGTCGGCGCCCATTCGGTGAACGGCGTGGCGGCGCTTCACACGGAGCTGATGAAGGAGACGGTCTTTGCCGATCTCCACAAGCTCTACCCTGACCGGATCAACAACAAGACCAATGGCGTCACCCCCCGCCGCTGGCTGCAACAGTGCAATCCGGGGCTCACCAAGGTGATCCGCGAGGCGATCGGCGATGCCTTCCTCGACGATGCGGCCCGGCTCGCTGACCTCAACGCCTTCGCGGACGACAGGCAGTTCGGCGAGCGGGTGGCCGAAGTGAAGCGGGCCAACAAGGTCGTGCTGTCGGACTACATCAAGAAGACCATGGGGATCCGTCTCGATCCGGACGCGCTGTTCGACGTCCAGATCAAGCGCATTCACGAATACAAGCGCCAGCTTCTGAACCTGATTGAAACGGTTGCGCTCTACGACCAGATCCGCAGCCATCCCGAGCGCGACTGGGTGCCGCGCGTGAAGATCTTCGGCGGCAAGGCTGCGTCCAGCTATCACAATGCGAAGCTGGTGATCAAACTGGCCAACGACGTGGCGCGCCGCATCAATGCCGACCCTTCAGTGGGCGGGCTGCTCAAGGTCGTGTTCGTGCCGAACTACAATGTCAGCCTGGCGGAACGGATCATTCCCGCCGCTGACCTGTCGGAACAGATTTCGACCGCGGGCATGGAGGCTTCGGGCACGGGCAACATGAAGTTCGCGCTCAATGGTGCGCTTACCATCGGCACGCTTGACGGCGCGAATGTCGAGATCAAGGATCATGTCGGCGACGACAATATCGTGATCTTCGGCCTTACCGCCGAGGAAGTCGCCCACAAGCGCGCCAACGGATACAATCCGCGCGAAGTGATCGATGGTTCGCGCGAACTGAGCCAGGCGCTAACCGCCATCGCATCCGGCGTATTTTCGCCCGATGATCCGGACCGTTACAAGGACCTGATCCGCGGCATTCATGAGCATGACTGGTTCATGTGCGCCGCCGATTTCGACAGTTACGCCGCTGCACAGCGCTCCATCGACGCCCGGTGGGAGGATGTCGCCGGGTGGCGCGCTGCCGCGATCAGGAACATTGCCAACGTCGGTTGGTTCTCTTCGGATCGGACGATTTCCGAATATGCCAGAGATATTTGGAAAGTCCTGTGA
- a CDS encoding bifunctional GNAT family N-acetyltransferase/carbon-nitrogen hydrolase family protein, producing MDQTKAKLIIRAATVADAPAIARLSVKVYGKADAFTRAEVRGQIINFPEGQFVAEYDGRVVGHCATMIVTAEQAFRPHSWEEISNGGYGRPPADDGDVLYGFEVCVDPDYRRLRIGQRLYRKRKELCQYFELKGIAFAGRMPGYSRRRRQYPNPADYVQAVKDKKVRDQVIQFQMNEGYEPRGILPDYIPNDKESGGNAVIMYWTNPLAPRDTGKAVPGFKERVPSTVRVATVQFMMRKIEAIDQFEEQVEYWIDVAADYESDFVVFPELFTLELLSIEETKLEPAAAIEKIADYTERFVEFMQRMAVSYNINIIGGSHPTRVKLGQGKSEIRNIAYTFLRDGAVHETQKLHPTPSERRWWNIKGGYGANVIPTDCGPIGVMICYDSEFPELSRHLVNQGALMLFVPFCTDERRGFLRVRYCCQARAVENQCYVVTSGVVGNLPNVENMDVHYAESAILTPSDFPFARDGVAADTAPNTETIAIADLSLDALLTARQSGAVQNLKDRRFDLYRVEWTQQ from the coding sequence ATGGACCAGACCAAAGCCAAACTCATCATCCGCGCCGCCACCGTCGCCGATGCTCCGGCCATCGCGAGGCTCTCGGTAAAAGTCTACGGCAAGGCGGACGCCTTCACCCGCGCCGAAGTTCGCGGGCAGATCATCAATTTTCCCGAGGGCCAGTTCGTGGCCGAATACGACGGCAGGGTGGTCGGCCATTGTGCGACGATGATCGTCACGGCGGAGCAGGCCTTTCGCCCGCATAGCTGGGAGGAGATCAGCAACGGCGGCTACGGTCGCCCCCCCGCTGACGACGGGGATGTGCTCTACGGCTTCGAGGTCTGCGTCGACCCCGACTATCGGCGCTTGCGCATCGGCCAGCGGCTCTACCGCAAGCGGAAGGAACTGTGCCAGTACTTCGAACTGAAGGGCATCGCCTTCGCTGGACGCATGCCGGGCTATTCGCGCCGCAGGCGCCAGTATCCCAACCCGGCTGACTATGTGCAGGCGGTGAAGGACAAGAAGGTCCGCGATCAGGTCATCCAGTTCCAGATGAACGAGGGTTACGAGCCGCGCGGGATTCTGCCGGACTACATCCCCAACGACAAGGAAAGCGGCGGCAATGCCGTCATCATGTACTGGACCAACCCGCTTGCGCCGCGCGATACCGGCAAGGCTGTGCCGGGATTCAAGGAACGCGTGCCGTCCACCGTGCGCGTCGCGACCGTCCAGTTCATGATGCGCAAGATCGAGGCGATCGACCAGTTCGAGGAGCAGGTCGAATACTGGATCGACGTGGCCGCCGATTACGAGAGCGACTTCGTGGTGTTTCCGGAACTGTTCACGCTGGAGCTGCTTTCGATCGAGGAGACCAAGCTCGAACCCGCCGCCGCCATTGAAAAGATTGCGGATTACACCGAGCGCTTCGTCGAATTCATGCAGCGCATGGCGGTGAGCTACAACATCAACATCATCGGCGGATCGCACCCGACCAGGGTGAAGCTGGGGCAGGGCAAGAGCGAGATCCGCAACATCGCCTATACCTTCCTGCGGGACGGCGCCGTGCACGAAACGCAGAAGCTTCACCCCACCCCTTCGGAGCGCCGCTGGTGGAACATCAAGGGCGGCTACGGCGCCAATGTGATCCCCACCGACTGCGGACCCATCGGGGTGATGATATGCTATGACAGCGAGTTCCCGGAGCTTTCCCGCCACCTCGTCAACCAGGGCGCGCTCATGCTGTTCGTCCCTTTCTGCACGGACGAACGGCGCGGCTTCCTGCGCGTTCGCTACTGCTGTCAGGCACGGGCGGTGGAGAACCAGTGCTACGTCGTCACCTCGGGCGTCGTGGGCAATCTGCCGAACGTCGAGAACATGGATGTCCACTACGCCGAGAGCGCGATCCTGACCCCTTCGGACTTCCCCTTCGCGCGTGACGGGGTGGCGGCGGATACGGCGCCGAACACGGAGACGATCGCCATCGCCGACCTCAGCCTCGACGCGCTGCTCACCGCGCGCCAGTCGGGCGCGGTGCAGAATCTCAAGGATCGCCGTTTCGATCTGTACCGCGTGGAATGGACCCAGCAGTAA
- a CDS encoding helix-turn-helix domain-containing protein has protein sequence MPIAAHFEENLAENGPRGDQQGVKPRAQRRRLLLETQGALASGVEMPVVIHNFSESGMLMESRIDLEIGETIDVELPQAGITRARVVWASGKLYGCAFDAPISSSVLSAAQLRSAVQEVDLGASPMTSAPAAIGGESFGERLHRLRKLRGFTQGELAARLGVSKPTVWAWEQGRARPIEERLDAIAEELGVTAAELRPGRTVAGLPELIARCREQIAAAVETSPDKVRIMIEL, from the coding sequence GCTGAAAACGGTCCCAGGGGCGACCAGCAGGGTGTTAAGCCGCGCGCGCAGCGCCGCCGCCTGCTCCTGGAAACGCAGGGTGCGCTGGCATCCGGCGTGGAGATGCCGGTGGTGATCCACAATTTCTCGGAAAGCGGGATGTTGATGGAGAGCCGCATCGATCTGGAGATCGGCGAGACCATCGACGTCGAGCTGCCGCAGGCCGGTATCACGCGGGCTCGCGTCGTATGGGCCAGTGGCAAGCTGTACGGCTGTGCCTTCGATGCCCCGATTTCCTCGTCCGTCCTCAGTGCGGCGCAGCTGCGCAGTGCAGTGCAGGAGGTCGATCTCGGCGCCTCTCCCATGACCAGTGCTCCGGCCGCAATCGGCGGGGAGAGCTTCGGAGAGCGTCTTCACCGGCTTCGCAAGCTGCGCGGTTTCACCCAGGGCGAGCTGGCTGCGCGCCTCGGCGTCAGCAAACCCACGGTCTGGGCCTGGGAGCAGGGCCGGGCCCGGCCCATCGAAGAGCGTCTGGACGCCATTGCCGAGGAACTGGGCGTAACCGCGGCGGAGCTTCGTCCCGGACGCACCGTTGCCGGGTTGCCCGAACTCATCGCCCGCTGCCGTGAACAGATCGCCGCCGCCGTGGAGACCAGCCCGGACAAGGTCCGGATCATGATCGAACTCTGA
- the metC gene encoding cystathionine beta-lyase — translation MSDLDNFDDLATFTKLVGGGRRKEWTGAVVNPPVWRASTHLYENTAALAEGPRRNEDGRFFYGRRGAPTQWALCEALTKIEPGAHGTVIYPSGVAAIAGVMLTLLRPGDVVMITDNAYDPTRSMGTGMLADFGIETRFFDPLDLAAYEAMFCERTRAVLIEAPGSLSMEVCDVPEMARIARSKGAVSVLDNTWASPLGFAGLKKGVDITVMALTKHVGGHSDLMMGSASAGEELYGKLRERAQQLGIVVSPDDAALALRGLRTLGVRLRQEAESALRIAQWLDARPEVAQVLCPMLPSSPGHDLWTRDFTGGCGLFSFVFKGGTLADRNRFIDALNLFAIGYSWGGFESLVVPIEPTRHRSIMPWPPQAQDEANRFGVRLAVGLEDTDDLIADIEQALAVMAQG, via the coding sequence TTGAGCGATTTGGACAATTTCGACGACCTCGCCACCTTCACCAAGCTGGTCGGCGGTGGCCGCCGCAAGGAGTGGACCGGAGCCGTCGTCAACCCGCCGGTCTGGCGGGCCAGCACGCACCTTTACGAAAACACCGCAGCGCTGGCCGAAGGCCCGCGCCGCAACGAGGACGGCCGCTTCTTCTACGGTCGCCGCGGCGCGCCGACGCAGTGGGCACTCTGCGAGGCGCTGACCAAGATCGAACCCGGCGCTCACGGCACGGTGATCTACCCTTCGGGCGTAGCGGCCATCGCGGGCGTCATGCTCACGCTGCTGCGGCCCGGCGACGTGGTGATGATCACCGACAATGCCTATGACCCCACCCGCTCCATGGGCACGGGAATGCTCGCCGACTTCGGCATCGAGACCCGCTTCTTCGACCCGCTGGACCTTGCCGCATACGAAGCGATGTTCTGCGAGCGCACACGCGCAGTGCTGATCGAAGCTCCCGGCAGCCTGTCGATGGAAGTCTGCGACGTGCCGGAAATGGCCCGGATCGCACGGAGCAAGGGCGCGGTGTCGGTGCTTGATAACACCTGGGCCAGCCCGCTCGGCTTCGCGGGACTGAAAAAGGGCGTGGACATCACCGTGATGGCGCTGACCAAGCATGTCGGCGGCCACTCCGACCTGATGATGGGCAGCGCCAGTGCAGGCGAGGAACTCTACGGCAAGCTGCGCGAACGCGCGCAGCAGCTTGGCATCGTGGTGTCTCCGGACGATGCCGCCCTCGCCTTGCGCGGGCTGCGCACGCTGGGCGTGCGTCTGCGACAGGAGGCCGAATCCGCCCTCAGGATCGCCCAATGGCTCGATGCGCGGCCGGAAGTGGCGCAAGTGCTCTGCCCGATGCTCCCCTCCTCGCCTGGCCATGACCTCTGGACGCGCGATTTCACGGGCGGCTGCGGATTGTTCAGCTTCGTATTCAAGGGCGGCACACTGGCCGACCGCAACCGCTTCATCGACGCTCTCAACCTCTTCGCGATCGGCTACTCCTGGGGCGGCTTCGAAAGCCTTGTGGTGCCGATCGAGCCTACCAGGCACCGCAGCATCATGCCCTGGCCGCCCCAAGCGCAGGACGAGGCCAACCGCTTCGGCGTGCGCCTCGCCGTGGGCCTCGAAGATACCGACGACCTCATTGCCGACATCGAGCAGGCGCTCGCGGTGATGGCGCAGGGATGA